Genomic window (Vibrio coralliirubri):
CAGCGGCGAGTGATGGTGTGTCTAACCACCGTGATGTGCAACGTTTACGTTTTAGTCTCAACACAACGAGAGGAACACTGCGAGTGATCTTTAACCCTGAGGGATTGTCAGCACACCCTGTTGGGCGCGGTCATAGCAGGAAGCTGAAGAAGTTGTTTCAAGAGTACCAAGTACCCAGTTGGTTAAGGCGCAGAACGCCGATATTAATGGATGGCGATCAAGTGATCGCTGTTTTAGGCTTATTCGTAGATAAAAACTACGAAGGTCAAGATTGTGAAGCGCTTTGGAGCAAGTAGAAAAAGTTTGTGTCACAATTCGACGTCACTTTAATAAAAATAATTAATGGAATATGCAATGAAGAAAATTACACTAGGATTAGTTCTTGGATTTGGACTATTGAGTGGTAACGCTCTGGCGGCTGATGTTGCTGCGGGTCAAGCTAAAGCTGCAATCTGTGCGGCATGTCATGGTGCAGACGGTATCGCAGTGATCCCTGGCTATCCAAACCTTAAAGGT
Coding sequences:
- a CDS encoding c-type cytochrome, coding for MKKITLGLVLGFGLLSGNALAADVAAGQAKAAICAACHGADGIAVIPGYPNLKGQNEQYIASSINAYKNGQRTGGLAAVMQAQASMLNDEDIANLAAYYASLK